A genomic stretch from Pyramidobacter piscolens W5455 includes:
- a CDS encoding acyl-CoA dehydratase activase has product MYYVGIDIGSTASKTVVMDAAKNEILARKLMPSGWNSRETAAEILAWLLSLGYTREELRVTATGYGRVSVPYADDILTEITCHGKGACFLGGENHLTVVDIGGQDTKVILVRNGRVVDFVMNDKCSAGTGKFLEIMANRMGVTLPELFALAERGREITISSMCTVFAESEIVSLMGLGTPREDIACGAVKSVVAKVAVQAARKGAAGAYFLTGGFCDSAMILRKLSEALHAPVRTTPDARFAGAVGAALLGK; this is encoded by the coding sequence ATGTACTATGTGGGCATCGACATCGGCTCCACGGCAAGCAAAACGGTGGTCATGGATGCCGCAAAAAACGAGATCCTGGCCCGGAAGCTCATGCCCAGTGGCTGGAACAGCAGGGAGACAGCCGCTGAAATCCTGGCCTGGCTGCTCTCTCTGGGGTATACGCGGGAAGAACTCCGCGTCACGGCGACGGGGTACGGACGGGTCTCCGTCCCCTACGCTGACGATATCCTGACGGAGATCACCTGCCATGGCAAAGGAGCCTGCTTCCTTGGGGGCGAGAACCACCTCACTGTCGTCGACATTGGCGGCCAAGATACCAAGGTGATCCTCGTCCGGAACGGCCGTGTCGTGGACTTCGTCATGAACGACAAATGTTCCGCCGGGACAGGCAAGTTTCTGGAGATCATGGCCAACCGCATGGGAGTCACCCTGCCCGAGTTGTTCGCGCTGGCGGAACGCGGACGGGAAATCACGATCTCCTCGATGTGTACGGTCTTCGCCGAGTCGGAGATCGTCAGCCTGATGGGATTGGGTACGCCGAGGGAAGACATTGCCTGCGGAGCTGTCAAATCCGTCGTTGCCAAGGTCGCGGTGCAGGCGGCACGGAAGGGTGCAGCGGGCGCTTACTTTCTGACCGGAGGTTTCTGCGACAGCGCCATGATACTGCGCAAGCTGTCCGAGGCCCTGCATGCGCCGGTGCGCACGACCCCGGACGCCCGTTTTGCCGGCGCTGTCGGCGCCGCCCTGTTGGGCAAATGA